From Populus alba chromosome 16, ASM523922v2, whole genome shotgun sequence:
aagaaaggaatcaCTATTGAGCAGGAAATAAATCAGACAATAGCATGAAACAAGAGACTCAAACACGTTGGGAAGAGCTTAAACCTACAGAAAAAGTTTAATACCTTTTACTTCTATCTAGCCTTACATCAGCATTCTTCCTCCCGTTCCCTTTCAAGTATTGTTGCTGCTCACTAATACAAGATTGTAGACTACTTTCATCTTCTCCCTGATGATCCAATCAGCAATTAAGTATTAGtaagatatataaattttaataaagatGAGAACTATCTGTTAAACACGGAGGTATAAAGCTGCCTTTTAAGAGAACACATGATGAAGAAATTGTGGAATAAAGAATGCAACATAATCATTTGCAAGTACAGGCCAGCAGTGAATCAAATGGAATGCAGTCAGTGGTCATTAATAAGCTGTAGGGTGTATTACAATGAAACTAATAGCATACCTGCTGAAGCGAAGCTGCTTTTGTTCTGAAAGATGCCTCCAGAAATTCAGCCTCTTTCTTCAGTTTCCTTATTTTCTCAAGATCAGAACACGCAGCCTTTATATGCTCTTTCCCAGAATTAGAGCTTGAAGCAGGCAGCTCCTGATGTAGTTTTTCAAGTCTCACAAGAGCTCCTTCAACACTCTCCAATGCCTGACACCAAATGTAAAGCACAATCATTCTATTGGCATATAGAACGGAACAACAACATGGACAACTGGTCTAAATGGAAGCTCGTGTGTAGAGGTTAAATATCAATTACAGGAGCAAGCTGCAACccaacaagaaaacaaagaaaccaaGTACTTCTTTCACTTTTAGCATTATGCCATGAATGAGGCTATTTTCACATCCTCGTAAATGTTATGTCATTGATTAGACAGACCCACGCCACAGGAAAACAGATCCTTGTGACATATATGTTCACATGGAAAGTTGAGTCTTCCAAGTTCCAAAATGAACTGTGAAGAATAGGCCACAAAGAAATGAactaaaggaaggagaaaaaCCTTGTTGAATGAATCTGTCTCTTTATaagtcatcaaattaatttcaGGTCTTGTTATCTCAACAGAATAATTGATATTGCTTTCTGTCATTTTCCTGCATCACAATTTTTAAGTGTAAATTGTAATCCACAACTATgaatcatttcaaaaaacatttcacGCAAACATAACTAGACAATGGTAGAAATCATGTCCTTACaaacaaaatgaattgaaatgaaACAAGTCTTTGACAGAACATACAGCTCAAGTCAAAATCTCAATAAAAGCTTGGATATTGACTGAAATGCCAGATAATTCCAATGGCGGATCAGTTTTGGTTTCTAAAGATTTCTATCCATTCCTAGCACTTTTAAaggtttttaatcattttgaagcccatttcattttttatcacAGAATACACATCTCATTCATAACTTTAGGACTAGTTTTCTGTCTTTATGAGCATGCTTCATGCGCACATCAGAGAAAAACTCCAAGTTTTGCTTCCATTAGCTTACCAAGACATTCCTAGTTCTTCCCTGCACTCCATTAATTTGGCGTGCCTAAACAATGAAAGTGGAAGATGTTGTTAGATCAAAGAATTACTCTTCGTTTTGTAATAACTAGGGCAGGTAAGTTCAATTACCCCCTGGAAAGAAACCTTGCTGCCTTAACATTGGATGGATTCTGAAGCCATTTACTGTATTTAATAAAGCTCTGCATCCAGTGAGAGCAGGCATCTAATACTTGAGGGATAGCTTCAGCATTTGGAGGacccttttgtttatttttgtgtccaAGAGACAGTTTTGTGGTGCCAACGTTGCCTGGATAAAAAGGAAGCCAATCCAGCTCCTCACAAACTACCTATGGAGTTGAAAATCATGTTATTGACTATGAGACAGaatgtttaataataatgtaagTAATTATGCATGCTGACTCACCTCTACATACAACTGATAGGAGCTTATTGATGAAAGCTGAGGATAGTACAAAACACTACCCCCAATAAGGTACCTGCAAGAAAATTCATAAAATGATAGACATCCAAGCAAAAGAAatctaaatcaaattttattaattattgttaaagaaaaggaaagagaagagcTACCCTATGAAGCCTTCAATAGGATCATCTAGAACATCAAATCCATGGTCTGATAAAAAGGATCGTGTACTTCTTCCTAAGGCAATAAAGAATCCAAATATAGCCAAATCCTTCTCCAAAACCTGCATTCAACAACGGCTCTACATGATTAAAGGAATATCTATtcatttattgttaatttaatagataaatgTACATCTATAGACCGTTCGTATGCAAGCATGCCTAAGTGCTGTAGCCAATGCCTGTTCAGACTAGCAAACTGCCTCTTTTGAGTGGAAGGGGAAATCACAAATATGTTCAAGGCCAAGCAACAAAAGTGGAATTGATGGGGTTTCTATGAGGAGACAAAACCATTAGTGCAGCCAaataatcatcataaaaaaaaggttaacaTTCGATATTCAGACCTCAACAATTCATAAACtacgtttattttttatgctataattgtttttctataaaCTTTTGCAAGTGAAAGCACGTCTTCACAAAATTGGagcattttcttttcatcagTAAATTGCTTCTAGGTACCCTTGTTTCTTGGAAAACAAgcaaaattatgcaatttacaGAATTAAACCCACAGTGAAAGAAGGTTGATTGCAGTGTACTGTATCTGTTACATACTATGCATTTATCTTCAGTACTGTGACAGACCCCCTTATTTCACTGTTATCCTCCTTCCCCCTTTTCTTCCATATTCCTAAACCAAAACAACACCACATGCCAATAACTATTTTGGTTATCCATCCAATCCTTCTCCCAGAATACAGTATATGTTCAGAATGGGGAGCATGAAACTGATGATTGGCACTTTAAACTTTAGCGTGGTATAAATTAACAGGTAATGAAAAGCCTCAACTATACTCTAAACTTGCACATAAACCATTGGCACTAACCTCAATACTTTCAGAAGTAGTTAGTCTTGACCATATTCTCTCCCTATCTATAGCTTGTTGGAGCTGTTTCTGTACAAGATTAACCCAGAAAATCACCTCTTCTGATCCACGATCATTTTTTACTCGGCATGCCGCAAATCGAGGcccaaaatggaaaagaaattcTCTGCGTAGACCAATATGCTTTATAGAATGATAAGCTTGGCGTACAGGAATAAAATCAACCAGCATGTCCATCAATCTACCAGTTATATCTGAGATCATGGAGAAGAATTGTGGGCAAGAAACCTTTGTGGTGCCAAGTTTTGTGATTGCAGCATTACATGTCAGTGCCAATAAAAGAAGTGAAATATCACTTCCATTGCCTGAAATCAAGGACAAGCCTTTGCCAAACctgaaagtaaatcaaaataaccttATTCTCACAAGGATATCAAAACTGTAATAATTACTGGAAGCCTCAAAAAGCAGTAAGAGAGAGACAATGACATACACAGCAGCAGCAGAAGTAAAGCGTTGGTCTTCTTCAAGATAATTAAGAAAAGATGCCACCACCATCGGAACTTGCTTAGACCAAAACCATTCATAAGCTTCAGGTTGTTTAGCAGATAGTTCATCCCTGATCAAGCTCTCTAGGGGAGCAGATTGCCGTAATAAACTGCATcataaaaagttaaaacagATGTAAAAGCATAGGTATGTGGAAACTGATGCAGAAGGTCAGCAcagaaaataaacaattaatgtTGGTTTCAAATAACACAGAAATGGAAATTGTGGAATCAAAGGTCTCCGATGCAATATGTAAAGGACAGAAGGAGCTATAGCCTACTGGACAAACTTCGAAATCCAAAAGTTTGATTGGATGGTTAGCAATAGTATCTATCAGGAAACAATGGGCAAGGTTTCACCAATCTGATTAATGTACAATCTTATCAAAGCATGTTGTAAAAGTCGGCCATATATGACCAAGTATTCTGCTCCaagtaattttgaaaattcaataacaaaaatgatCATTGATTCAATTAGGAAAGAGGTCTTGGATCCTTATTTCATGAACGAAAGATGTGCAATGTGTTAGTTTCTGTATATATCTATCGCACATATCAAACAATGggagtaaaattttaaataaattaggcCAAAATTCTGGAAGCTTTAACAGGAGTCAGCCAAACAAGAAATGGTGatctgaaataaatattatttatcacCTCCTTTGAACAAAAATATTCACATCTCTGTCTTTACCATCACCTTGGGAAGAAATCTCATGTGCTGCTTGTAGTAAGGAATAAACAGAAGCCTGAGAAATACATGAAACATCAGAAATGCTAAATAATGTTCTAGACTAAAATAGAGAAAAGCTCAAAGGTCAAAAGATTGCTTGTAAGATTTCCAGCTGATATGTACACCGATACACATGCCTAAATCTTCAGAACACCATTCAGAAAAACAATGCAATAAATGTGTCTGCTAAAATGTAtactgaagaagaaaaaggcaaCAATAACTGCAAATAGGAAgcattttgaaagaaattatgaaaatttagAGAACTTGGAGCCAAAAGTTTCTATGAGGATGAAATAAGTATGCTATTGTTTGTTGTAGAGAACTAAATATACATGTTGagaaaagtgaaaaattttaaaataacaaatttggaTGTCTTAAAGGATGATTAGTCAGTTGACCAGATGATTCACATCACATCACTTATCAAGTATATGCAGAGAAAAGTTAGTACGGATGTTTATTTGAGGAAATTACCAAGAACAGAAACATAGATGATATAAGAAAAGTTACAACAAAATGTTTGTGCAAGAGATCACAATAAACCCACACAAACACCACCCCAACCAACCGTGGACCATTAAATTATTTAGGAAATGCATCATCCCTGGGCCTCAAAACAGACTCCAAAGAACTTACCAAGAGCTCCGTTCACCAAAATGAACAATCTAATGAAGATCACATATCTCTTACATTTAAATTATCTAATGTTGTCGAAATGACAATTGGCAAAGGCACTATAATAATTGCATTGATTTGTGTTAAAGCTGAACAGTGATGAGTACCTCAGCCTtcacatgaattttttatttgtttgaatagCCTTTACAAGAAGTTATAATAGAAATCAGATGGTAGTGGACATAGTTGTAACAAAGGTTGTAGAGGTAGGCCTCAGCAGCAGCAATGAACTATAGTTGTACTTATTGCAGTGCTGCcccagacaaaaaaaattataattttgatgataGATGCAGAGGACTCTTGCAGCAGAACCGTAAGAGTGTCAAAAAAGAGAATGCCAGCATCAACATTAAGAAGGTGACAATGCAATTTGGGGAGGTGGCAGCAATGGTGTTTGTGATAGTGACATCATGTTTGATGAACTAACAATGATCCAGTGAAAGACGCGATAATACTGTCCTCAATAATAAAGTAtcacaatttttgtttttgttaaactgATATAGCCAAAAACCAACAAAAGATTATGTAACCCAACTGGAATGCTCTCAAGAACAGAGCCTAGTAACATCATGGGATTAGCATTGGTCAATGACCTAGTATTTATGTTCAATAAGATTGATCAAgtcaatattataataaaaccaGACATGCATATCTTACAGCAGAGAAGGAAAGTAAAAGGGTGTATGGATGATGCATGTTATCCAATAACTTTCCTAGGGCTGAGAATAAACCTGATAGCACAGCGTTTTCAGCCATGCATTCCTATCCACACCAAGCCAGGCCATTGAAAGCCAGGAAAACTTCGATAGCAAACCCTGTTCTTTAATTGCCACCTCAAAAACCCTTGCTGCATCATGTAAAGATTGAACAAGTTTATCACTTGAATCATCACCTTGTAGTGACTGATTGAGTTTAAGTCTCATTTCCTCCACGTCACTACTGGTACTAGCAGAAGGACTACCATTGACAGTGACACCATCATCAGCAGATGATAGGGGAAAAAGATGGCCCATCCTTCTTGTCTTACGATATGCCAGATTAAATTTCTTATATCGAACCAATTGGTAATTAAGACTCTGGTTACCATTCCCTCGCAATGCAAGCTTCACAAGGCATCTTTTCCTTGAGTTACCCCAATTGATCAGTAGATAATCCAAATGAGCTACTCTTTTGCAGGAGATACTGGGAACGATAGAATTTTGTGAAAGCCATGGATTTGAAGAGCTGCAGTAGAAACCTCAACAGTTAGCTCTAACCACATTAATGTTGTAATGAAAGCACGCCAGACATTAATATTTCTACcatcattatttatttcctaCAAGCTCTCCAAttcatttttctccttttatagaTATAGCCGAAAACCATGATATCCAAGAATTTATCCTTTTTCATGAACAAACCAATTTACACGCCCAACggcaaacacaataaaaaattcaacGCAAGACGAACCATTATAGCTGCACAAAACCTTAATCGAACCGATCAAGCAGTATACTTCACATTTACAgtctttcaaaaagaaaagaaaaggaaagtgtaATTCACAACTGGAATTGAAAGTCTAGTTTTGgatattgattttcttttattttccctcGGTTCCTCGGCATCCAAACAAGCAGAGATTCCAAAAACCCTAGCTACTCTACAATTACACGGTCACAATTGATGGTACTAAAAAGAAAACTTGCAATGAAccagaaaaaatatagaattcagAATTGAGCACCTTGAATTTAAGAAGCTATGATGCTGCAATTTAACTTCCATGTAAGAGTAAAAGTGAGAAACTCAGCGGGAAAATTTTTGCGCTTGGCTCCCAGGAAAATTGAGTTGAAGTAGAGAGACGCTGAGGAGGAGAAAGAACAGTCTGGTGAGCTATAGGGTgcataggaaaagaaaagaaggtttTGGTGACGTGGCGGTGAGTTTTTTATCGGTGACGTGGAGAAACGTACGTTCACAGGAACGAAGGCTCTGTCTTCCTGCAATCTAGAAGAATGTGACCATCGTCGGTATGGTTAAGGTGGTTATCAGTCGTGTCCAAGTGATTGGATCGTCGTTAGCTAGGATATAATTAATCATTACGCAAGTCTTCACTGTTATTAATTATCTCACATTaatatagataaattatataaaatttattttttttttttaatttgatttttggattttgtttttcactatttaattctaattaaaaactaattaattttaattttttataaaaaaaatttattttcaatatcattaatgactttttttatttatttgcatatataattatcaattttatttttttatatagatatataaaaaatttaattgaatttagattttttaaattataaaaatatgttgaaaaaacttttatatttatttttttaatataaaataaaaatatttaaaacgcaggtagaataattaatatttttcatgcagTCAACTCTCAAAATAGTtccatgattttcttttttctttttaatttcttttctttaccaTAAAATCAAAGTACATAAAGCATATTGGTAGTTCGGTTGAATTAGATAGCTATgatctgtatttttttatatataaaaatcttttgAGCCTTGTTTTTaaacaaggtaaaaaaaaaattctaatttaaacGAGTAAAAATATGGTGTGAGTTAACTTAACGATATTTAAGACATTAATTTACATGTTTCCATTTAGTTATTAGTAAGTAATTTAAGTGATTATTTAGAAACGCAgtgatatttatgtttttaaaaatttaaattatttttattaaaaattaattttttatatatttttttgaattattttgatgcgctgattttaaaaataattttttaaaaaatattattttaatgtatttcaacataaaaaatatttttaaaagtaattacaaccacactttcaaacaagtaattaataaaaaaaaatgatttgattattttaagagagtaaaatataaaaataaaaataaaaatagaaatttacaATAGATGAATTTAGATTACTttattggaacaaatttgattactttagaaaatatttattagagaatttggtaatttttatataaagatttaatatctataattgaaagaaagtatataaatatttattttaatttcattcaccCTCTAcatctaataaaagaaaaactttgcAAATTTGCGTAAACTTCACCATCAAATCAAACTCTAAACTTTTGGTTCGGCTACTGCCACAACCACCACCATGCCTTCGAGTAAACTTCACCGTCAAACTCTTAACTTTTTCTCCTACAAAACCCTTGGTTTCCTATATTAGAGTCTGTTAATGGCTATAGCTGTTAGAAGAATTGGAGGAGAAAAAAGTTGGTTTTGTCACCTCCACCGTTTTTTCTCTACAAGCACAGAGAACGCTGCCTCATCTATTTCTGATATTGAAGGAGAGTTCAAAAGCCTTTGCTCTGCAGGACGCATAAAAGAAGCCTTTAAGACATACAATGCAGAAATATGGACGGACCAACATCTGTTCTCTTATCTCATCCAATCTTTCATACCCAAAAAGTCCCTCTTGATAGCAAAACAGCTCCATTCTTTAGCTATCACTTCTGGGTATTACTTCAAAGACAAGTTTGTGAGAAATCATCTACTGAACATGTACTTCAAAATGGGAGAAATACAAGAAGCTATAGCATTCTTTAATGCAATTCCAATGAGAAACATTATATCTCATAACATTTTGATAAATGGTCATGTGCAACATGGTGATTTGGAGAGTGCGATTaaggtgtttgatgaaatgcctgAAAGAAACGTTGCTACGTGGAATGCAATGGTTTCTGGGTTGATTCAGTTTGAATTTAACGAAAATGGATTGTTTCTGTTTAGAGAAATGCATGAGTTGGGGTTTTTGCCTGACGAGTTCACTTTAGGTAGTGTACTTAGAGGTTGTGCAGGTTTGAGAGCTTCATATGCAGGAAAGCAGGTTCATGCTTATGTGTTGAAATATGGGTATGAATTCAATTTGGTTGTTGGGAGTTCTTTAGCTCATATGTATATGAAAAGCGGTAGCTTGGGAGAAGGAGAGAAAGTTATCAAAGCTATGCCGATGCGCAATGTGGTTGCTTGGAATACACTTATAGCAGGTAATGCTCAAAATGGGCACTTTGAGGGAGTTTTAGATTTGTATAATATGATGAAAATGTCTGGCCTTAGGCCAGATAAGATTACGTTGGTGAGTGTAATTAGTTCTAGTGCTGAACTGGCAACTCTTTTTCAGGGTCAGCAGATTCATGCTGAAGCGATCAAAGCTGGAGCTAATTCTGCTGTTTCTGTACTTAGTTCATTGATCAGTATGTATTCAAAGTGTGGGTGTTTGGAAGATTCAATGAAAGTTTTGTTGTACTGTGAACATCCGGATGCTGTTTTGTGGAGCTCGATGATTGCTGCTTATGGATTTCATGGGCGAGGAGAGGAAGCTGTTCATTTATTTGAGCAGATGGAGCAAGAGGGTGTGGAGGGAAATGATGTTACTTTCTTAAGCTTGCTTTATGCTTGTAGTCATAGCGGGTTGAAGGAAAAAGGGATGGGATTTTTCAAGTTGATGGTAGAGAAATATGGATTGAAGCCTAGACTGAAACATTACACTTGTGTGGTTGATCTACTTGGTAGGTCGGGATGTTTGGATGAAGCAGAGGCCATGATAAGATCAATGCCTCTTGAAGCAGATGTTGTGATTTGGAAAACTTTGTTATCTGCGTGTAGAATCCACAGAAATGCAGACATGGCAACAAGGACTGCTGAAGAAATTCTTAGGCTTAATCCTCAGGATTCAGCAACTTATGTCCTCCTGTCAAACATTCATGCTTCTGCTAAGAGGTGGAAGGATGTCTCCAAACTAAGGACAACAATGAGAGATAGGAACATTAAGAAGGAACCAGGAGTAAGCTGGTTGGAAGTAAAGAATCAGGTTTTCCAGTTCTCTATGGGTGACAAATCTCACCCAATGTCAGAGgagattgatttatatttgaaagaaCTAATGGAGGAGATGAAGTTGCGGGGTTATGTGCCAGATACTGCCACTGTTTTTCATGATACGGacagtgaagagaaagaaaatagcTTGGTCAACCACAGTGAGAAGTTGGCTATTGCTTTCGGTCTAATGAACATTCCACCTGGTTCGCCAATAAGAGTAATGAAGAACTTGCGTATCTGCAGTGACTGCCATGTTGCTATCAAGCTCATATCCGACATCAATAACAGAGAAATTATTGTTAGAGATACTAGCAGATTTCACCATTTCAAACATGGGAAATGTTCTTGTGGGGATTACTGGTAGTAGACACTGCTAATGCGGTAGTGACATCATCATTGCTCAAATCTGTGAGAACTAAAACCCAATATGCTTAAAGAAACATGAATTCCATCATAGTGTTGTCCCTTTTGTTTCATGGGTTGATGTTATTCAGAGTTATTCCAGTTCTCATATCACTAGATCCGCGGTTCTCATTTGTTTGACTGGGAAGCCTCAAGTTTTTGTATGGACTTACAGGTCAGGTAGCGATCTTGTTGCATATGGTCTCATTCGTTTCCGAATTTGCTGGATGGTATCCTTTTTTACCATGCTTATTAGCTTCAGTTGAGGACCAACTTGTCCAGGTTGTTCTATGTTTCAACGCCATTCCTTTGGTTTCCATTTTGTGGATGACCACATACTTGTCAAGAAGTGAAGCAGCTTTCTTAACCTTCAGATATAAAGGAGCACTCGAGTTTTCTTTGAACGTTTTTGTTTCCTCATCTACGTAAGTATATACATGGATGTAGTATCTATTTTGCATGCAGAAAACTGGAAACAACTTGAAACTTGATAGTTCTAATTGACTTTCTAATAGCTCTCATTGTCTCTATAAGAATCTGGATGATGGATTATCTTCTGTACATTAGGTCCACATGGTGCCAAAAATGCTCTTGGAAAACGGTGTAAGAAGATGTTTAATATGAACCATGTAAGCTTCTGTTCCTCTGAGTTGGTGTGTGGACACCTTGTACTTCTCCCTTCTTTCCCGGCAATTGATGTCAATGTGGCAAGCCATGCTGGTAATAACTTTTCATGCCTATAATACttgaggtcaaattaaatgttgTGGTGAATGCATTGAGATTGATAGTGAAGACAGCAATAGCAAAGAACAGTGTGCCCCCACGTTTAAAAGCAATATTAGAACAAATTCTTACAGAAGCAATAATTAAGTTATACATGGATAGCTAACTGGATCTCAGTATATCATAGAAGCTTGATTTGGCtgactctttattttattgtattttccaggACGTATATTACTGCTTCACAAGTTGGGTTTACCACCTTGTTTCCCTGTGACAGATATGGTAGACCATGTGTTACTTATGTAAATGGTTGAATAATTTTGCTgtgctactttttttttttttttggcttttttagaAAGATGTGATTGGCTACATATTGGTAATTGCGATGAGTTGAGAAAGctaaatttttatgaaactGGTTATCCACttctattgcttttttttttttaataaaaagtaaaggaAGCAAAAGTGGAGATAAGGAAACAAAATTAAGGTTCATGCTATTGTTCATGGCATTTCTCCTCTTGGTGCACAGATTCCTCAAAATAAGTCACCATCGAACTGTATAACTTTCAATTTGATTGATGAAGAAGCTGAAGGCTTGATGGACACGCAGGAAGCAGAGCGAGAAATCAAGGATACAGCGGTGTTGGTGCATAATTTGCATTGAAGAAAGGTAAAGTAGTTCATCGCATGTTATTCTTTTGCCCCTCTTTCTGTCAACCTAGGCTCTTCTTCTACCCCTTGTGTATTGTATGTATCTATCATcttcatcagttttttttttccccaccgCTTTAGTTGCTATGAAAatgtcataaaatttaaatttcagtcTGAAAATCCTTAATATCCTTTTGTTTGAAGACTAGCTTTTTTGCCTCTGATATCAGGCCATAAGTTCATCAAATATAGCTGCTGTCAATGAACGGAAAAACAAGCTTGTGTCACTGACTCTTCGGGAGGTGAGAATAGTGAGGGTACGAACAGGAAGGGAGTGAAAGTAGaaagaatataaaaagagaTTATAATTTCCCCCCCGTTATTTGGACTTTTGAAAATTAGAGGAAAGAggaattattgaaaattttctcCTGTCAGTattgaaaacaaaccaaaacaataagaaaaattgTAAATCCATTCAATGATGTGGCCGAATTTCCTTCCCCGTTCTCTCCTCTTCTGGAGATGGTTTTGCTGTTGGATGGGCCAGGAAGGAAGCATTTCCTCCGTTGTTGACTGTGCCTTCCATTTGCTTCTCTCCCAAGGAGAAAATCAGGTTCCATGCACATTTTATCCCCATCTCAATGTCTCCCCTCCCAAACACTGTGAGCATGCGATGGTCAACAGAGTTTTTCTGATGTCAAATTATGCACTGGATTCCA
This genomic window contains:
- the LOC118038457 gene encoding uncharacterized protein isoform X3; translation: MEVKLQHHSFLNSSSSNPWLSQNSIVPSISCKRVAHLDYLLINWGNSRKRCLVKLALRGNGNQSLNYQLVRYKKFNLAYRKTRRMGHLFPLSSADDGVTVNGSPSASTSSDVEEMRLKLNQSLQGDDSSDKLVQSLHDAARVFEVAIKEQGLLSKFSWLSMAWLGVDRNAWLKTLCYQASVYSLLQAAHEISSQGDGKDRDVNIFVQRSLLRQSAPLESLIRDELSAKQPEAYEWFWSKQVPMVVASFLNYLEEDQRFTSAAAVFGKGLSLISGNGSDISLLLLALTCNAAITKLGTTKVSCPQFFSMISDITGRLMDMLVDFIPVRQAYHSIKHIGLRREFLFHFGPRFAACRVKNDRGSEEVIFWVNLVQKQLQQAIDRERIWSRLTTSESIEVLEKDLAIFGFFIALGRSTRSFLSDHGFDVLDDPIEGFIGYLIGGSVLYYPQLSSISSYQLYVEVVCEELDWLPFYPGNVGTTKLSLGHKNKQKGPPNAEAIPQVLDACSHWMQSFIKYSKWLQNPSNVKAARFLSRGHAKLMECREELGMSWKMTESNINYSVEITRPEINLMTYKETDSFNKALESVEGALVRLEKLHQELPASSSNSGKEHIKAACSDLEKIRKLKKEAEFLEASFRTKAASLQQGEDESSLQSCISEQQQYLKGNGRKNADVRLDRSKSKFQGLWNFLVYSSTKKLGPDVAVADAFGDADIGQTTTSMGIGELDSNEIRRFELLRNELMELEKRVQKSTEQYENEEDIKVTDDGANYHDEAASSQLIQVPRNENIIEKSIVKLKKTSTDVLQGTQLLAIDVAASMGLLKRLLIGDELTEKERKTLRRTMIDLASVIPIGFLMLLPIPSTYGPERLDLLRQLEKVKEMETSEVDTKENGEVLS
- the LOC118038457 gene encoding uncharacterized protein isoform X1, with product MEVKLQHHSFLNSSSSNPWLSQNSIVPSISCKRVAHLDYLLINWGNSRKRCLVKLALRGNGNQSLNYQLVRYKKFNLAYRKTRRMGHLFPLSSADDGVTVNGSPSASTSSDVEEMRLKLNQSLQGDDSSDKLVQSLHDAARVFEVAIKEQGLLSKFSWLSMAWLGVDRNAWLKTLCYQASVYSLLQAAHEISSQGDGKDRDVNIFVQRSLLRQSAPLESLIRDELSAKQPEAYEWFWSKQVPMVVASFLNYLEEDQRFTSAAAVFGKGLSLISGNGSDISLLLLALTCNAAITKLGTTKVSCPQFFSMISDITGRLMDMLVDFIPVRQAYHSIKHIGLRREFLFHFGPRFAACRVKNDRGSEEVIFWVNLVQKQLQQAIDRERIWSRLTTSESIEVLEKDLAIFGFFIALGRSTRSFLSDHGFDVLDDPIEGFIGYLIGGSVLYYPQLSSISSYQLYVEVVCEELDWLPFYPGNVGTTKLSLGHKNKQKGPPNAEAIPQVLDACSHWMQSFIKYSKWLQNPSNVKAARFLSRGHAKLMECREELGMSWKMTESNINYSVEITRPEINLMTYKETDSFNKALESVEGALVRLEKLHQELPASSSNSGKEHIKAACSDLEKIRKLKKEAEFLEASFRTKAASLQQGEDESSLQSCISEQQQYLKGNGRKNADVRLDRSKSKFQGLWNFLVYSSTKKLGPDVAVADAFGDADIGQTTTSMGIGELDSNEIRRFELLRNELMELEKRVQKSTEQYENEEDIKVTDDGANYHDEAASSQLIQVPRNENIIEKSIVKLKKTSTDVLQGTQLLAIDVAASMGLLKRLLIGDELTEKERKTLRRTMIDLASVIPIGFLMLLPVTAVGHAAMLAAIQRYVPALIPSTYGPERLDLLRQLEKVKEMETSEVDTKENGEVLS
- the LOC118038457 gene encoding uncharacterized protein isoform X4, whose translation is MEVKLQHHSFLNSSSSNPWLSQNSIVPSISCKRVAHLDYLLINWGNSRKRCLVKLALRGNGNQSLNYQLVRYKKFNLAYRKTRRMGHLFPLSSADDGVTVNGSPSASTSSDVEEMRLKLNQSLQGDDSSDKLVQSLHDAARVFEVAIKEQGLLSKFSWLSMAWLGVDRNAWLKTLCYQASVYSLLQAAHEISSQGDGKDRDVNIFVQRSLLRQSAPLESLIRDELSAKQPEAYEWFWSKQVPMVVASFLNYLEEDQRFTSAAAVFGKGLSLISGNGSDISLLLLALTCNAAITKLGTTKVSCPQFFSMISDITGRLMDMLVDFIPVRQAYHSIKHIGLRREFLFHFGPRFAACRVKNDRGSEEVIFWVNLVQKQLQQAIDRERIWSRLTTSESIEVLEKDLAIFGFFIALGRSTRSFLSDHGFDVLDDPIEGFIGYLIGGSVLYYPQLSSISSYQLYVEVVCEELDWLPFYPGNVGTTKLSLGHKNKQKGPPNAEAIPQVLDACSHWMQSFIKYSKWLQNPSNVKAARFLSRGHAKLMECREELGMSWKMTESNINYSVEITRPEINLMTYKETDSFNKALESVEGALVRLEKLHQELPASSSNSGKEHIKAACSDLEKIRKLKKEAEFLEASFRTKAASLQQGEDESSLQSCISEQQQYLKGNGRKNADVRLDRSKREMQILGKLLQVWVLESWIQMKFVALNF